The following proteins are co-located in the Methanolacinia paynteri genome:
- a CDS encoding DNA-directed RNA polymerase subunit L — protein MEIKVIELKDDLARIMFVGEGHTFMNVLVDEILKNPEVDVANYSSEFHFTDPVLLVTTKNGKNPLDAIREAASAISGNCTGLIETLNNS, from the coding sequence ATGGAGATAAAAGTAATAGAACTAAAGGACGATCTCGCACGCATAATGTTTGTCGGGGAAGGGCATACCTTCATGAATGTACTTGTGGATGAGATTCTGAAGAATCCCGAAGTCGATGTCGCAAACTACAGCAGTGAGTTCCATTTTACAGATCCTGTACTTCTTGTAACTACAAAGAATGGTAAAAATCCGCTCGATGCAATCCGTGAAGCTGCATCTGCAATTTCCGGCAATTGTACAGGGCTTATTGAGACTCTTAACAATTCCTGA
- a CDS encoding translation initiation factor IF-2 subunit beta: protein MTDPYEALLEKAYSNITETSGDEGRFQVPEARVYIEGKTTVLENFSDIVSTLRREPDHVMKYLLGELGTAGKIDGNRAIFNGKFDRDLIADLVNKYTEDYVICSECGKPDTRLVKDGRIMMLRCDACGGHRPVRKRRARGDATANLVEEGKEIDAEIQFLSKRGDGVAKVGKYTLYVANTKPGQKVRVKITRVAGTIAFTEPIRK from the coding sequence ATGACAGACCCTTATGAAGCCCTTTTAGAAAAGGCATACAGCAACATCACGGAGACTTCCGGTGATGAGGGACGTTTTCAGGTACCCGAAGCCAGGGTGTACATTGAGGGGAAAACAACGGTTCTTGAAAATTTTTCCGATATCGTCTCCACCCTCAGAAGAGAGCCCGACCATGTTATGAAATACCTGCTTGGAGAGCTTGGAACGGCCGGCAAGATAGACGGGAACCGTGCAATATTCAACGGAAAATTCGATCGCGATCTTATTGCAGATCTTGTGAATAAGTATACCGAAGATTACGTGATCTGTTCAGAGTGCGGGAAACCCGATACAAGGCTCGTGAAAGACGGAAGGATCATGATGCTCAGGTGCGATGCATGCGGAGGGCACAGACCTGTAAGGAAGAGGAGAGCCAGGGGAGACGCAACCGCAAATCTTGTCGAGGAAGGAAAAGAGATCGATGCCGAGATCCAGTTCCTCTCCAAAAGAGGAGACGGCGTTGCAAAGGTCGGCAAATATACGCTTTACGTTGCAAATACGAAACCGGGCCAGAAGGTCAGGGTGAAGATAACAAGAGTTGCAGGCACTATCGCCTTTACGGAACCAATCAGAAAATAA
- a CDS encoding PAS domain-containing sensor histidine kinase, with protein MEPFLEIIGEESGKKDISYLAMIGLVIFMVVLSETALVFTTSGLFLLLSNLFYFPLIYINMKCYERGLAVNSALGAVYFIISLFLVHFDVVDILIAFSMTVTYIAVGISIAMISKTNNENKNILIDSISNYENFFEEIQDAVLVYNSSGEILGVNNAASRLFGLEKKYLTFLKIEDLGNFIEKDDLKKAFYDISPSKSGFTDTRLKQQGGNTIYVEILSSAVDPSKGIMRAYIRDVTSRVVAEEKIHDSEARYRHLTNQLPEMIFELDTDGNFTFSTRYSINLAGKTPEELTGGMKFWDILVEDDRDRARKNLEWFYKGMFLGAVEYRLAKPDGAVIPVMVHFSYDFDDNSAVQGIRGLAMDISQRKRMEMALRRNEKKFRSLFENSNDAVIIFDRDGYIIDINTRLCLMLGIRRDEAVSQTLESRFPVPEWGKISQMYENSSSEGVCFESRMQNKEGSFIDVEISSGIIDPGEGLYQAILRDISERKRAEAELALSRGRLNLAIEGAGMCVWDWDLEKDEMVFEGKYEEMFGLLNGNDNSHGAIWREILQEEFYTKIMDLYSNCNDPEKSDPKSAQFESEYKFRTSAGTYKWIVVLGKVVKCSSDGNPIRITGIMQDVSDKRRSQNALYEANKKLNLLSSITRHDILNQIAGVRGFTDILSKRLPEKNSELLHYLDMIKKATSNIQEQITFTKDYQNIGVESPAWQNLEKVIESSRSKAQLRDIAFFNECHGLEIYADPMIEKIFFNLLDNAIRHGGSVTEIDVKCRKSRNFLFIIVRDNGTGVPVDLKEKIFDHGYGSNTGLGLFLVREILGITGMEIKEVGEPGSGAVFEIKIPADHFRQIG; from the coding sequence ATGGAGCCGTTTTTGGAAATAATCGGTGAAGAGTCCGGCAAAAAGGATATTTCTTATCTGGCTATGATCGGGCTTGTCATTTTCATGGTCGTGCTTTCCGAAACTGCTCTGGTCTTTACAACCAGCGGTCTTTTTCTCCTTTTGTCCAATCTCTTCTATTTCCCGCTGATCTATATAAACATGAAATGCTATGAACGGGGCCTTGCAGTCAACTCTGCTTTGGGTGCAGTATATTTTATAATATCCCTGTTTCTGGTTCATTTCGATGTTGTAGATATCCTGATTGCATTCTCAATGACAGTGACATATATTGCGGTCGGGATCAGCATAGCAATGATATCAAAGACGAACAATGAGAATAAAAATATCCTGATCGACAGCATCAGCAATTATGAAAATTTCTTCGAGGAGATCCAGGATGCAGTTCTTGTCTACAATTCTTCAGGGGAGATTCTCGGCGTCAACAATGCTGCATCAAGATTATTCGGCCTGGAAAAGAAGTACCTTACTTTTCTTAAAATTGAGGACCTGGGGAATTTCATTGAAAAGGATGATCTGAAAAAAGCGTTCTACGATATCAGCCCCTCCAAAAGCGGTTTTACGGATACCCGGCTGAAACAACAGGGTGGGAATACAATCTATGTCGAAATTCTCTCGAGCGCTGTAGATCCGTCAAAAGGAATTATGAGGGCTTATATCCGGGATGTCACCTCCAGGGTTGTCGCAGAGGAGAAGATCCATGATAGCGAAGCGCGGTACCGGCACCTCACAAATCAACTGCCCGAGATGATATTCGAGCTGGATACCGATGGAAATTTCACATTTTCAACACGTTATTCTATCAATCTTGCCGGAAAAACACCTGAAGAACTTACAGGCGGGATGAAGTTCTGGGACATTCTGGTTGAAGATGACAGGGATCGTGCCCGTAAAAATCTGGAATGGTTCTATAAAGGGATGTTTCTGGGCGCAGTGGAATACAGGCTGGCTAAACCCGACGGTGCCGTTATTCCTGTTATGGTTCATTTCAGCTATGATTTTGACGACAACAGTGCGGTGCAGGGGATCAGGGGCCTTGCTATGGATATCAGCCAAAGGAAAAGGATGGAGATGGCCCTGCGCCGAAACGAAAAAAAATTCAGAAGTCTGTTTGAGAATTCAAATGACGCTGTTATCATATTCGACAGGGACGGCTATATAATCGATATAAATACACGTCTTTGTCTTATGCTGGGCATAAGGAGGGATGAGGCAGTTTCCCAGACTCTTGAGTCCCGTTTTCCCGTGCCCGAATGGGGCAAAATATCGCAGATGTATGAAAATTCATCATCCGAAGGTGTCTGTTTCGAGTCCCGGATGCAGAATAAGGAAGGATCATTCATCGATGTTGAGATAAGCTCCGGGATAATCGATCCCGGAGAAGGCCTTTATCAGGCGATCCTAAGGGATATATCCGAAAGGAAGCGTGCCGAAGCTGAGCTTGCCCTCAGCAGGGGCAGACTCAACCTGGCAATAGAGGGCGCCGGAATGTGTGTTTGGGACTGGGATCTGGAGAAAGACGAGATGGTCTTCGAAGGCAAGTATGAAGAGATGTTTGGCCTTTTGAACGGGAATGATAATAGTCACGGCGCTATATGGAGGGAAATTCTCCAGGAGGAGTTCTATACAAAGATTATGGATCTGTATTCCAACTGCAATGACCCGGAGAAATCAGATCCGAAATCCGCACAATTCGAATCCGAGTATAAATTCAGGACATCTGCAGGGACATACAAATGGATAGTAGTTCTCGGCAAAGTCGTGAAATGCAGTTCAGACGGGAATCCTATACGGATAACCGGTATAATGCAGGATGTATCCGATAAAAGAAGGTCGCAGAATGCATTATATGAGGCAAATAAAAAACTCAATCTTCTCTCCAGTATAACCCGGCATGATATACTGAACCAGATCGCCGGCGTCAGGGGATTTACCGATATCCTGAGCAAAAGGCTTCCTGAGAAAAACTCAGAACTTCTGCATTACCTTGATATGATCAAGAAGGCCACATCCAATATCCAGGAACAGATTACTTTTACAAAGGATTACCAGAATATCGGCGTAGAAAGTCCTGCCTGGCAGAACCTTGAAAAGGTTATCGAATCTTCACGCTCAAAAGCCCAGCTCAGGGATATTGCGTTCTTCAATGAATGTCATGGCCTTGAAATTTATGCAGACCCGATGATTGAAAAGATCTTTTTCAACCTGCTGGATAATGCCATCCGCCACGGCGGCAGTGTAACCGAGATTGATGTGAAATGCAGAAAAAGCAGGAATTTCCTCTTCATAATTGTTCGTGACAACGGGACTGGTGTACCCGTCGATCTTAAGGAAAAGATCTTCGATCATGGTTATGGCAGCAATACCGGACTCGGGCTGTTTCTTGTAAGGGAGATTCTCGGGATTACGGGTATGGAGATTAAAGAGGTGGGTGAACCCGGAAGCGGTGCGGTATTCGAGATAAAAATACCCGCCGATCATTTCAGACAGATCGGATAG
- a CDS encoding response regulator: MHDKKILVVEDDAIISELIMWRLKDLGYANCKFVSSGEEAVEEARAMSPDLILMDVTLDGDLDGIDAIKEIKKFIPGVPFVYLSSHMENDIIERALETKPSGYIAKPFEDFELRMGIEIALMK, encoded by the coding sequence ATGCACGATAAAAAAATTCTCGTAGTTGAAGATGATGCGATAATTTCCGAACTTATCATGTGGCGGCTGAAGGATCTCGGTTATGCCAACTGCAAATTTGTTTCCTCGGGAGAAGAAGCTGTTGAGGAAGCCAGGGCGATGTCTCCCGATCTGATCCTGATGGATGTTACACTTGACGGCGATCTCGACGGAATCGATGCAATAAAAGAGATCAAGAAGTTTATTCCCGGAGTGCCTTTCGTATATCTGAGCTCGCACATGGAGAACGATATAATTGAGCGTGCTCTTGAAACAAAGCCTTCGGGTTATATAGCAAAACCTTTCGAGGACTTTGAACTCAGAATGGGAATTGAAATCGCTCTCATGAAATAA